The Panicum virgatum strain AP13 chromosome 5K, P.virgatum_v5, whole genome shotgun sequence genome has a window encoding:
- the LOC120707800 gene encoding receptor-like serine/threonine-protein kinase ALE2 isoform X2, producing MWRRGGGRGRGRGRGGGGLGGCCALLAAALVVSALVIRGGGGLKQSHAPAVARKVLLSITSWHPHNNLDSVPHPSQIQDQRLKRVGPAVSPSNSPIIHRKRHGIPVAAPPKEHSSHSPPANRRHHKGHGNSGLHHSPTPAPAPVRLPPSKGRRQGNSAYAPRHSHQYHSPSYSPGPALPPIHPPETPAFKKPKALAPAPSQSLLPPPTISYCTASCQDPQTNSPPGTTCLCVLPIKVELRFDIALYTFFTLVPELAQDIASGVLMNQSQVRVMGANAAPDDPEKTIVFIDLVPLGPKFDNATAHLVFEKFWQKKVIINSMHFGNYDVLGVLYQGLPPPPPTSMNNGLSNINGPKLHPLAADVGNHRERKGKGIIVIIILSSVFAFILCAGAALVVYFKLRSHSHLTEASLVPTKPAGPGSAMVGIRLESRPISASPSFSSSLVAYNGSAKTFSLAEMEKATQGFDESRIIGEGGFGRVYEGILEDGERVAIKVLKRDDQQGTREFLAEVEMLSRLHHRNLVKLIGICTEGHSLCLVYELVPNGSVESHLHAGSDKGAARLDWDARLRIALGAARALAYLHEDSSPRVIHRDFKSSNILLEYDFTPKVSDFGLARTALGEGNEHISTRVMGTFGYVAPEYAMTGHLLVKSDVYSYGVVLLELLTGRKPVDMSRPPGQENLVAWASSLLTSRDGLESIIDPSLGRSIPFDSIAKVAAITSMCVQPEVDQRPFMGEVVQALKLVCNEGSEFNESTSFSQDLHIQDVETMSRASMDMDIDPALSAELFTSSAGYDAVDASGSFRRYSNSGPLRVGRAGHNKERGLSTGSSSEHVGLQRFRIDSE from the exons atgtggcggcgcggaggaggacgaggacgaggacgaggacgaggagggggAGGTTTGGGCGGCTGCTgtgcgctcctcgccgccgcgttgGTAGTCTCCGCGCTCGTGATCCGTGGTGGTGGAG GATTGAAGCAATCTCATGCACCTGCAGTTGCTCGCAAGGTTCTTCTATCCATAACGAGTTGGCATCCACACAATAACTTGGATAGTGTGCCCCATCCATCTCAAATACAAGATCAAAGGCTCAAACGTGTAG GACCTGCTGTTTCTCCCTCAAATTCTCCCATTATCCATAGGAAAAGACATGGCATTCCAGTTGCTGCCCCTCCAAAGGAACACTCCAGCCACTCACCACCTGCAAATCGTAGACACCACAAAG GCCATGGAAATTCTGGTTTACATCATAGTCCTACACCTGCACCTGCACCTGTACGTTTGCCTCCATCAAAAGGAAGGAGACAAGGAAATTCCGCTTATGCTCCACGCCATTCCCATCAATACCATTCACCATCATATTCTCCAG GACCTGCTCTACCGCCCATTCATCCACCTGAAACTCCTGCATTTAAAAAGCCCAAGGCTTTGGCACCAGCGCCTAGCCAATCGCTGCTACCTCCACCGACGATTTCAT ACTGCACAGCTTCCTGTCAAGATCCTCAGACCAATAGTCCTCCAGGAACGACATGCCTCTGTGTGTTGCCGATAAAAGTCGAGCTTCGCTTTGATATAGCATTGTACACGTTTTTTACACTGGTTCCAGAACTTGCACAAGATATTGCATCTGGAGTGCTCATGAATCAAAGTCAAGTTCGTGTCATGGGAGCAAATGCTGCACCTGATGACCCTGAGAAGACAATTGTCTTTATTGATCTCGTGCCACTGGGACCAAAATTTGACAATGCGACAGCACATTTAGTATTTGAAAAGTTTTGGCAGAAGAAGGTCATCATAAACTCTATGCATTTTGGAAATTATGACGTGTTGGGTGTTCTTTACCAAG GTCTTCCTCCGCCACCACCAACAAGCATGAACAATGGTCTTAGCAATATAAATGGTCCAAAGTTACATCCACTTGCTGCTGATGTGGGAAATCATAGAGAAAGAAAAGGCAAGGGCATAATTGTTATAATTATTCTATCAAGtgtttttgcttttattttatgtGCTGGAGCTGCACTGGTGGTTTATTTCAAACTTAGAAGCCACAGTCATTTAACTGAAGCATCACTTGTGCCAACAAAACCTGCAG GTCCTGGTTCTGCAATGGTCGGGATCAGGCTAGAAAGCAGACCTATTTCAGCATCACCATCCTTCAGCTCAAGCTTGGTGGCATATAACGGATCTGCCAAAACGTTTAGCCTGGCTGAGATGGAGAAAGCCACACAGGGATTTGATGAGTCCAGAATTATTGGTGAGGGTGGTTTCGGGCGTGTCTATGAAGGTATTCTTGAGGATGGAGAACGGGTTGCTATCAAGGTTCTAAAGCGGGATGACCAACAAGGTACCCGGGAATTTTTGGCTGAGGTCGAGATGCTTAGCCGATTGCACCATAGGAATTTGGTTAAGCTGATAGGTATATGCACAGAGGGGCATAGCCTATGTTTGGTATATGAGCTTGTTCCAAATGGCAGTGTGGAATCCCACTTGCATG CAGGATCAGACAAGGGGGCTGCTCGGCTTGATTGGGATGCTAGGCTCAGAATTGCACTTGGTGCAGCACGTGCACTTGCGTATTTGCATGAAGATTCAAGTCCACGTGTCATACACCGTGACTTCAAGTCAAGTAACATCTTATTGGAATATGACTTCACCCCAAAGGTGTCAGACTTTGGCTTAGCGAGAACTGCTTTGGGGGAGGGAAATGAGCATATTTCAACTCGTGTCATGGGAACTTTTGG GTATGTTGCTCCTGAATATGCGATGACTGGGCATCTTCTAGTAAAAAGTGATGTTTACAGCTACGGTGTTgttcttcttgagcttcttaCAGGGAGGAAACCGGTAGATATGTCAAGACCTCCTGGACAAGAGAACTTAGTAGCATGGGCTAGTTCTCTACTTACAAGCAGGGATGGTCTGGAATCAATCATAGATCCTTCACTTGGGAGAAGCATTCCATTTGACAGCATCGCCAAAGTAGCAGCCATTACTTCTATGTGTGTTCAGCCTGAGGTGGATCAGCGCCCATTCATGGGAGAAGTGGTTCAAGCTCTGAAGTTGGTATGCAATGAAGGCAGTGAGTTCAACGAGTCCACAAGCTTTAGCCAAGATTTGCATATCCAGGATGTTGAGACCATGAGTAGAGCAAGTATGGATATGGACATCGATCCAGCTCTATCTGCCGAGCTGTTTACTTCATCAGCAGGTTATGATGCTGTGGATGCATCTGGTTCTTTCCGACGATATTCAAATTCAGGTCCTCTAAGAGTAGGGAGAGCTGGACACAATAAAGAGAGGGGACTGTCAACTGGCAGCTCGAGTGAACACGTTGGGCTACAAAGATTTAGGATTGATTCAGAGTAG